One window of the Clostridium sp. MB40-C1 genome contains the following:
- the add gene encoding adenosine deaminase, which translates to MNFFNLPKIELHCHLDGSVRPNTVIDIAKKEGINIPSSDVDTIKHLMIAPAECTSLNEYLERFVLPLKVMQSKESLRRIAYELLEDAAKENVKYIEVRFAPLLHTEKGLTVKEIIQNVLKGMKEAEKNFDIKGNLILSFLKHMSPNSIFDVIEQGKNFLGNGVVGVDLCGSENEGFSKEFIHPIALAREYGYRVTIHAGETGVGENVLEAVELLGAERIGHGVAIRDCTKAYNIVREKGIILEMCPTSNVQTKAVNVFKEHPIYDFYRDGIKVTVNTDNRTVSNTVLTNECDILFNEFHITYDDYKKIYNDSVDACFIDDELKANLYI; encoded by the coding sequence ATGAATTTTTTTAATTTACCTAAGATTGAATTGCATTGCCATTTAGATGGAAGTGTTAGACCAAATACAGTTATCGATATAGCAAAAAAAGAAGGGATAAATATACCCAGTTCAGATGTTGATACAATTAAACATTTAATGATTGCTCCAGCAGAATGTACTTCTTTAAATGAATATTTAGAAAGGTTTGTATTGCCTTTAAAAGTAATGCAGTCAAAGGAAAGTTTGAGAAGGATAGCTTATGAACTTCTTGAAGATGCGGCTAAAGAAAATGTAAAATATATTGAGGTGAGATTTGCACCATTACTTCATACTGAAAAAGGGTTAACAGTTAAAGAAATAATACAGAATGTTTTAAAAGGCATGAAAGAAGCTGAAAAAAATTTTGATATTAAAGGAAATTTAATTCTATCATTTTTAAAGCATATGTCACCGAATAGTATTTTTGATGTAATAGAACAAGGAAAAAATTTCCTTGGAAATGGAGTAGTTGGGGTAGATTTATGTGGTTCTGAAAATGAAGGATTTTCTAAAGAATTTATACATCCTATTGCTTTAGCTAGAGAATATGGTTATAGAGTAACAATACATGCTGGTGAGACGGGAGTAGGGGAAAATGTGCTTGAAGCTGTAGAACTTTTAGGAGCTGAAAGAATTGGACATGGTGTAGCTATAAGAGATTGTACTAAAGCATACAATATAGTGAGAGAGAAAGGTATTATCCTTGAAATGTGCCCAACGAGTAATGTTCAAACAAAGGCAGTTAATGTATTTAAAGAACATCCTATATATGATTTCTATAGGGATGGGATAAAAGTGACTGTTAATACAGATAACAGAACAGTATCAAATACAGTATTGACCAATGAATGTGATATTTTATTTAATGAATTTCATATAACTTATGATGACTATAAGAAAATTTACAATGATAGTGTAGATGCCTGCTTTATTGATGATGAATTAAAGGCGAATCTATATATTTAA
- a CDS encoding DMT family transporter: protein MLYVVLALISGCLVILSMVINSHLAKKIGVFQGTFVNYLVGLLFISMILIFKNEFSNLSFNRLSPIPFWAYLGGLIGVSVVAISNIIIPKIPTIYSTLLIFLGQLFTGIGIDYFRGSLISKGKIIGGLFIIAGLIYNFNVDKQDS, encoded by the coding sequence ATGTTATATGTAGTACTTGCATTAATAAGTGGATGCTTAGTTATTTTATCAATGGTAATTAATTCACATTTAGCAAAAAAGATAGGTGTATTCCAAGGAACGTTTGTGAATTATTTAGTAGGACTATTATTTATTAGTATGATTTTGATTTTTAAGAATGAGTTTAGCAATTTATCATTTAATAGGTTATCTCCTATTCCGTTTTGGGCTTATTTGGGTGGTTTAATAGGAGTAAGTGTTGTAGCAATATCAAATATTATAATACCTAAAATTCCAACCATTTATTCCACTTTACTCATTTTCTTGGGACAGCTTTTTACAGGTATAGGTATAGATTATTTTAGAGGTAGTTTAATTTCAAAAGGTAAAATAATTGGAGGACTATTTATTATTGCAGGCTTGATATATAATTTTAATGTTGATAAACAGGATTCTTAA
- a CDS encoding DMT family transporter has product MYKVNAVFIGLLIAIMVTVNGVLSGYVGDYLGVLIIHIVGFISISLILIFRKKKFDLKKDIPIYLFSGGAVGVFLVSFNNICFKNLGVSLTLSLGLFGQSIASVIIDHFGLLGMEVNKFNSKKIIGFILILVGLIIMLIY; this is encoded by the coding sequence GTGTACAAGGTAAATGCTGTTTTTATAGGCTTATTAATTGCTATTATGGTAACAGTTAATGGTGTTTTATCTGGATATGTTGGGGATTATTTAGGTGTATTAATAATTCATATAGTAGGATTCATATCAATAAGTTTAATTTTAATATTTAGAAAGAAAAAATTTGACCTGAAAAAAGATATTCCTATTTATTTGTTTAGTGGAGGAGCTGTTGGAGTTTTTTTAGTATCTTTTAATAACATATGTTTTAAAAATTTAGGAGTATCTTTAACATTATCATTAGGATTATTTGGACAATCAATTGCTTCAGTAATTATAGATCACTTTGGATTGTTAGGAATGGAAGTTAATAAATTTAACAGTAAGAAAATAATAGGGTTTATTTTAATATTAGTAGGATTGATTATAATGTTGATATATTAG
- a CDS encoding cyclic nucleotide-binding domain-containing protein, with protein MKIKTENQLEYYINKYHIIDIFDKDMKHYMKLLPFNKNENICRYNEKIDYFYFLVEGKVKAYSLLENGKSLLLSFYKPLSIFGDMEFIDMDTASSNIQAIENSLCIGIPMSILRKNAINDTKFLKYICKSLSNKLDKFSKYSSINLLYPLENRLASYILAITSYDDNSSQINELYTYNLTQMADLLGTSYRHLMRTLNKLCNKKIIKKGKNSIIVLNRNSLKKLAGDIYQ; from the coding sequence ATGAAAATCAAGACTGAAAATCAATTAGAATATTATATAAATAAATATCATATTATAGACATCTTTGATAAAGATATGAAACATTATATGAAATTGCTACCTTTTAATAAAAATGAAAACATTTGCAGGTATAATGAAAAAATAGATTATTTTTATTTTCTAGTAGAAGGTAAAGTAAAGGCCTACTCTTTATTAGAAAACGGTAAGTCACTATTGTTATCATTCTACAAACCTTTAAGTATATTTGGGGATATGGAATTTATTGATATGGATACAGCTTCTTCTAATATTCAAGCTATAGAAAACTCATTATGCATAGGTATTCCTATGAGTATCCTAAGAAAAAATGCAATTAATGATACTAAATTTTTAAAGTATATATGTAAAAGTTTAAGTAATAAACTAGATAAATTCTCAAAATATAGTTCTATTAATCTTCTATACCCTTTAGAAAACAGACTTGCAAGTTATATTTTAGCTATAACATCTTATGATGATAATTCATCACAAATAAATGAACTTTATACATACAATTTAACTCAAATGGCTGATTTACTTGGAACTAGTTATAGACATTTAATGAGAACATTAAACAAACTGTGTAATAAAAAAATAATAAAAAAAGGGAAAAACTCAATTATTGTTTTAAATAGAAACTCACTAAAAAAATTAGCAGGTGACATATATCAATGA
- a CDS encoding acetamidase/formamidase family protein, with protein MKKIKKEHCIFTMSKDNDPIEKINSGETIIFETYDCYSNQIKSNRTPSSTVKQNFSNPATGPLYIEGAEVNDILKIQIIDINISNTGTMVLRPNLGVLGEFFDETKFKIIPIKDNKAIFNEILEIPIKPMIGVIGTAPAEEDIPTCTPYTHGGNMDCKRIVKNSIVYLPVNIKGGLLSMGDLHAVMGDGEVVICGLEIDGEVTVKIDVIKNKNFPLPIVVEGDHIMTIASEKTLDDAAKQATKNMYQILTNELNIDPYESGMLLSLVGNLKICQVVDPLLTARLEFPISIFKKYNYNI; from the coding sequence ATGAAAAAAATAAAAAAAGAACATTGTATATTTACTATGTCAAAAGATAATGACCCAATTGAAAAAATAAATTCTGGTGAAACAATTATTTTTGAAACATATGACTGTTATAGCAATCAAATAAAATCTAACCGTACACCATCAAGTACTGTAAAACAAAATTTTAGCAACCCTGCCACTGGTCCACTATATATAGAAGGTGCAGAAGTTAATGATATTTTAAAGATTCAAATTATAGATATTAATATAAGCAATACAGGAACCATGGTCTTAAGACCTAACTTAGGAGTACTAGGTGAATTCTTTGATGAAACAAAATTTAAAATCATACCTATAAAAGATAACAAAGCAATTTTTAATGAAATTTTAGAAATACCTATAAAGCCAATGATAGGTGTTATAGGCACAGCACCTGCAGAAGAAGATATACCTACATGTACACCTTATACTCATGGAGGAAATATGGATTGCAAAAGAATAGTAAAAAACTCTATAGTTTATTTGCCTGTAAATATTAAGGGTGGACTTTTATCTATGGGTGATTTACATGCTGTAATGGGTGATGGTGAAGTAGTTATATGTGGTCTTGAAATAGACGGTGAAGTTACAGTTAAAATAGATGTAATAAAAAACAAGAACTTCCCTCTTCCAATCGTAGTTGAAGGAGATCATATTATGACTATTGCCTCAGAAAAAACTTTAGATGATGCTGCAAAACAAGCAACAAAAAATATGTATCAAATTTTAACTAATGAACTAAATATAGATCCTTATGAATCAGGTATGCTTTTATCATTAGTAGGTAACTTAAAAATTTGCCAAGTAGTAGATCCTTTATTGACTGCTCGCCTAGAATTTCCTATATCAATTTTTAAAAAATATAATTATAATATATAA